The Sandaracinus amylolyticus genomic interval ATCGCGCAGGGGCTCTTCTCGAGCGGCGCGACCCGTACTTCCCTTCGCGTAGGGGCTCTTCGCGATCGGCGCGACCCGTACTTCCCATCGCGCAGGGGCTCTTCGCGATCGGCGCCACCCGTACTTCCCATCGCGCAGGGGCTCTTCGCCACCGGCGCGACCCCTGCTCGCGGGCACGAAGGGGCTCCCGCGCCGGGCGCGACCCCTGCTCCCGATCGGCGCGACCCCTCGTTCCGACCTCGCAGGGGCTCTCTCCGACCTCGCAGGGGCTCTTTCCGACCGCGCAGGGGCTCTTCCGGACTGCGCCGCCCCTCTTCTCGACCGCTTCGAGTGTGCGGAACGATTGGAGATTTCGGCGCAGTCCCAGAATCGAGACATCAGCAGTCGGCGAGCAGCGCGGCGAGGTCGCGATCGTCGCGGCACGCGCGGCGGATCAGCGCGCGGAGGGCCGACCACTTCACCTTCTGGGCGTGCACCGCCGCCGCCTCGCGCGCCGTGGCCTCCGCGGCGCGCGGCGAGTTGCGCCCGCTCGCCGCGACCTCGGTCGCGTCCTCTCCGAGCGCGCGCAGCGCCGACGCGTCGAGCCCGCGCGCCGCGAGCGCGCGGACGATCCGGGGCCGCGACGCCAGCGTCTCGCACAGCGCCGCGAGGCCCTCGGCGCGCGTCGGGACGTCGCTCCTCTCGACGCGCTCGATCTTTCGGATCGTCGTCGCCTCCGACTCGCTCGTCGGCTCGACCGGGACGTCGTGGGTGCGCATGCGGTAGCGCGCGAACGAGAGCTTCGCGAGGAACGTCGCGTCCTCGCCGTGGCCCGCGACCTGGAGGTCGTGCGCCACCGCCGGCAGCGTCGCCGCGAGGTCGTCCTCGCGCTCCGTGACGTCCGCCGCGCTGCGCGCGCGCCCCGCGCGCTCGACGTGGTGCTCGGCGAGCTGCGCCTGCTGCTCGCGATCCGCCGCCTTGGCTTCGTCGCCGTGCCGGATGATCTCGTCGAGATCCGCCTCGGTCAGCCGCGCGCCGCGCAGCCACGCGCTCCCCCTCGCCTTCAGCGCGCGCGCAAGCTCCGCGCGCTTGGCGATCCGCGGTGTGTACCAGTCCGCGACACCCTTGGTCATCGCTCTGCCCCTCCTCGCGCCGGCCCCCGCCGGCACACGGAGGTCGGCTATCACGCAGGGCGACGGCGCGGCAAGGCGGCGGGCGAATTCAACGGCTCGCTGCGCAGCCGGCTCCCGTCCGTGCCCGAGACGGGCACTCCCGTCCGCCCGCTGCTTCGCGAGCACTCCTGTCGAGTCGCGAAATCGGATGCAACGCGGGGCGAGGTCGCTCCCACCAAGAGCCCCGTGCCGCGCCGATGGCTCGTGCTCTTCGCGCTCGTGTCCGCGCTCGCCTCGCCCGCGAGCGCGCAGGAGGCGCGCGTTCCCCCACGCGTGATCGAGCTCCCCGAGCTGGTCTTGCCCGAGGGCGCCGCGATCTCGGAGCTGGAGCTGGTCGTGATCGTCGCGATCGACGGCAGCGCGCAGCTCGAGGGGTGCGACCACGAGGCGAGCGTGTGCGACGCGGCGCGCGACGTGATCGCGCGCGCGCGCTTCGAGCCCGCGCGCGTCGGAGATCGTGTGGTCGCCGCGCGCGCCCGCGTGCTGCTGCGTCCGCCCGAGCCCGAGCCCGAGCCCGAGGCGCCGGCGCCCGATCCCGAGCCGCCGGCGAGCGAGCCGCCACCGTCCGAGCCCGAGCCGATCGCCGATCCCGGCCCGCCCGCGAGCGATCCGCCACCGCCCGAAGGCGAGCCGCTCTTCTCGGCGCGCGCGCGCACCCCGCTGCCCGCCGGCACGCGGCGCTTCGAGCTCGCCGAGATCCGCGACGTGCCCGGCGCATTCGGCGATCCCTTCCGCGCGCTCGAGGCGATGCCCGGCGTGACCCCCGTCGCCACCGGCGTGCCCTACGTCTACGTGCGCGGCGCGCCGCCCGCGAGCTCGCTCTACGTCTACGACGACCTGCCGCTGCCGATGCTCTTCCACCTCGGCATCGGGCCCGCGGTGATCCACCCGCGCATGCTCGGTCCGGTGCGCCTCCACGCGGGCGTCGCGCCCGCGCGCTACGGGCGTCATCTCGGCGGCGTGATCGTGGGCGAGGGCCCCGACCCGCGCGCGATCGATCGGGTCGCGGGCGAGCTCGAGGTGCGCCTCCTCGACGCGAACGGCTACGTCGAGGCGCCGGTGCTCGGCGGCGAGGTGATGGGCGCGGTGCGCGTCGGGTACCCGGGGCTCGTGCTCTCGCTGATCACCGACGACGTCGAGCTCGTCTACGGCGACTACCAGCTGCGCGGGCGCGTGCCGGTCTCGACGCAAGAAGAGCTGCGCCTCGTGTGGATCGGCTCGTTCGATCGCCTGGCGGTCCGCACCAGCGAGACCACGACGACGATCACCACCGTGCAGTTCCACCGCGGCGAGGTGCGCTTCGTGCGGCGGCTCGGCGGCGGCGCGGAGCTCGGGCTCGCGCTGCGCGCCGGCTTCGAGGAGAGCTCGGTCGGCACCGACGATCCCAACGCGCTCTCGCTCGCGATCGCGGCGACCACCATCGGGCCGCGGCTCTGGGTCTCGCTGGTGGAGGGGCCGGTGCGGCTGCGCCTCGGCGCCGACGCGATCGGCTCGTTCGGGCGCCCGCTGCCGCCCGTCGACGTCGGGAGCTTCGACCCGTTCCGCTACGACGGAGTGTTCTCGGACAGCGCGGTGCGCAGCACGTCGGGCGCGTTCGCCGAGCTGATCTGGGCGATCGATCCCACGTGGTCGATCGAGGTCGGCGGGCGCTTCGATCTCTGGACCGCGGGACGCTACGCGACGGGCGCGCTCGATCCGCGGCTGCGCGTGACGGCGCGGGTGCTCGACGCGCTGGAGCTCCACGTCGGCGGCGCGATCGTGCGACAGCCCGCGACCTTCCTGGTGCCGCTGCCCGGCGTGGCCGACGTGCCGCTGCTGCGAGGCCTGCAGACCGCCTACCAGGCGGAGATCGGCGCGCGCTACGAGCACCCGCTCTTCGAGGCGGAGCTCCAGCTCTTCGCGCACCGCTACGAGGGGCTCGCGTTCGTCGACTTCTTCCTGCTCGCCGCGAGCACGCAGGAGATCTGTGCGCGCCCCGGCGGTGGGTGCCAGCACATCGACGGAGTGCCGCGCACCGACGGCACGTCGTGGGGCGGCGAGCTCTTCGTGCGGATGCCGCCGTCGAACGACATCCCGGTCAACGGCTGGATCAGCTACACGCTCGCGTGGAACGAGATCGACGAGCTCGCGGGCATCGCGATGCGCCCGAGCTACGACGTGCGGCACCTGCTCAACACCGTCGTGCAGTGGCACGTGGTCGACGGCTTCCACGCCGGAGTGCGCGTGCTGGTGCGCAGCGGCGCGCCGCGCGGCGTGTTCTACCAGGACGAGGTCGGCGCGACGCAGCGGCTCGAGCGCGAGCTCGACGCGTACGCGCGGCTCGACGTCCAGCTCTCGTACGCGTGGGACGCGGGCTGGGGCCGGATGCGGGTGTCGCTCGACTGGCTCAACGCGAGCTTCTCGGAGGAGCCGATCGCGCTCTCGTGCGTCAACCGCAGCGACGGCCCTCCGACCGACTGCCGACAAGAACGGACCCCGCCGATCGTCGGCCCGAACCTCGGGCTGCGGATCGAGCTCTGAGGCCTGCCATGCTGCGCAATCCGACACTGCTGCTCCTGGTCTTCGCGCTCGGGTGCACCTTCGAGCTGAACGGGCCGACCCCGCGGATCGACGCGGGCCCGGACGAGATCACGTGCGAGCAGGCGGGCGACTGCGTGATCGGGATCGTCGCGGCGGGCCAGCGTCACACCTGCGTCGCGGTCGACCAGGACGCGGTGTGCTTCGGCGAGAACGCACACGGGCAGTCACGCCCCGAGGTGCGCGACGCGATCGCCGCGATGGGGCGGGTCGATCAGCGCGTCGACTCGTGGGGCGGCAGGCCGACGCTCTCGGCCGGGATGGCGCAGACGTGCGCGACGTACTCGGGATATCCGATCTGCTGGGGCCGCGAGGACGTCGTGGGCGGCGCGCCGAGCCCTCGGCTCGTCGCGCGCGGCGACGGCGTGTGGAACGGGATCGAGAGCGGCACGCTGCACCAGTGCTGGACCCAGGACGTGTTCGACGACGCCGGCGTTCCGGAGCGCCACCTGCGGTGCAGCGGCGCCTGGGACGGGCTGCGGTTCGGCGTCGCGGCGCCGGAG includes:
- a CDS encoding TonB-dependent receptor plug domain-containing protein, which codes for MPRRWLVLFALVSALASPASAQEARVPPRVIELPELVLPEGAAISELELVVIVAIDGSAQLEGCDHEASVCDAARDVIARARFEPARVGDRVVAARARVLLRPPEPEPEPEAPAPDPEPPASEPPPSEPEPIADPGPPASDPPPPEGEPLFSARARTPLPAGTRRFELAEIRDVPGAFGDPFRALEAMPGVTPVATGVPYVYVRGAPPASSLYVYDDLPLPMLFHLGIGPAVIHPRMLGPVRLHAGVAPARYGRHLGGVIVGEGPDPRAIDRVAGELEVRLLDANGYVEAPVLGGEVMGAVRVGYPGLVLSLITDDVELVYGDYQLRGRVPVSTQEELRLVWIGSFDRLAVRTSETTTTITTVQFHRGEVRFVRRLGGGAELGLALRAGFEESSVGTDDPNALSLAIAATTIGPRLWVSLVEGPVRLRLGADAIGSFGRPLPPVDVGSFDPFRYDGVFSDSAVRSTSGAFAELIWAIDPTWSIEVGGRFDLWTAGRYATGALDPRLRVTARVLDALELHVGGAIVRQPATFLVPLPGVADVPLLRGLQTAYQAEIGARYEHPLFEAELQLFAHRYEGLAFVDFFLLAASTQEICARPGGGCQHIDGVPRTDGTSWGGELFVRMPPSNDIPVNGWISYTLAWNEIDELAGIAMRPSYDVRHLLNTVVQWHVVDGFHAGVRVLVRSGAPRGVFYQDEVGATQRLERELDAYARLDVQLSYAWDAGWGRMRVSLDWLNASFSEEPIALSCVNRSDGPPTDCRQERTPPIVGPNLGLRIEL